Proteins encoded together in one Pontiella desulfatans window:
- a CDS encoding alpha-mannosidase encodes MHLIMNTHWDREYRWSFRETQMRLMEAGDILIDTMEKDPRFKYFHPDSQASFLEDYLELRPENKERAHKLVSEGRILAGPWYTLPAEFLVSGEALTRNLLMGHRIAGDMGGVMKCAYNIFSWGQVSQLPQIYRQFGMDTILFYRGIDQSKLDKLEFWWEAPDGSRAMGHTFGSYHRLNFWVYVYGPYIKGLAQEGSPSSGSFSIDSIRDGGGVLVHMGDEYSKDDINFHTINQPKSNSIDAAMAGMETLLDSVKEVSSTSNLLFLQGFDQENPDPCVPDLIDQINERIDYGKIHISSLPDYVQKVRDELVATGKDKDLVTMKGEMLSVESNGDAFAPLYNGVFSARMPLKLMNDEAQYRLEKWAEPAACWHNLLGGEYPGTVLQMAWKNILQNQQHDGIGGCHVDRIQLAMEERYREANDISEAVTRDALKALTAEIDFSNLGDREIGVTVFNSALMARKEIVEFIVDVPHSWGMRKIPGHHYKVPIMVEVFDVEGNAVRAQVCSVEDDSMYAYLKYGSAFNFDSSRIKVAIDAEVPSMGWNSYKVVPKQASSRPVDLISTEPNVLENEYLKAMVHGDGSVNLLDKQTGEIYCGLNTFEDEGECGGPLAHVKPEEPGLYTTIDQPADVALVRNGPLSSTIRIERTWMLPESLGAERKVHVPHGAEWIDYGATKRSAVKKAVAVTTEITLRKGSRRLEFSTVVENTVKDHRLRVLFPSGRSDAMVCHVDSPYDVVERGIAIPDSTGWYEEAAKTMPTASFVDVSDGQNGLAVMHMGLSEYEVTDNKQRAIALTLLRCFGTAGNPSETHQDQLLAQCLGTYTFKYAVQPHSGDWQEGAVATEALQFNAPLRVAECTPHAGTLPQTESLFSVDNDQFQLSALKKAEYEEGMVLRGYNPTREDMDLSISLPENITSAEQITLEEKSIGMLEISDGAVSLKVGKGEIVNLLLKS; translated from the coding sequence ATTTAATTATGAACACGCATTGGGATCGCGAATACCGTTGGTCGTTCCGCGAAACCCAAATGCGCCTGATGGAAGCGGGCGATATTCTCATCGACACGATGGAAAAGGATCCGCGCTTTAAATATTTCCACCCCGACTCGCAGGCTTCGTTCCTGGAGGATTACTTGGAACTGCGCCCGGAAAACAAGGAGCGGGCCCATAAGCTGGTTTCCGAAGGGCGGATCCTGGCGGGGCCGTGGTATACGCTGCCGGCCGAATTCCTGGTCAGCGGCGAGGCCTTGACGCGCAACCTGCTGATGGGCCACCGCATTGCAGGCGATATGGGCGGCGTGATGAAATGCGCCTACAATATTTTTTCGTGGGGGCAGGTCAGCCAGCTCCCGCAGATCTACCGCCAGTTCGGCATGGACACGATCCTCTTCTACCGCGGCATCGACCAGTCGAAACTCGACAAGCTGGAATTCTGGTGGGAAGCGCCCGACGGTTCGCGGGCAATGGGGCATACGTTCGGCTCCTACCACCGCCTCAACTTCTGGGTTTATGTGTACGGCCCGTATATTAAAGGCCTGGCGCAGGAAGGATCGCCGTCAAGCGGCAGCTTCAGCATCGACAGCATCCGCGATGGCGGCGGCGTGCTGGTGCACATGGGCGATGAATACAGCAAGGACGACATTAATTTCCACACCATCAACCAGCCGAAGTCCAACAGCATTGACGCCGCGATGGCGGGGATGGAAACGCTGCTCGACAGCGTGAAGGAGGTGTCATCGACCAGCAACCTGTTGTTCCTTCAGGGGTTTGATCAGGAGAACCCCGACCCTTGTGTTCCGGATCTGATCGACCAGATCAATGAGCGCATTGACTACGGAAAAATCCATATCAGCAGCCTCCCGGACTATGTGCAGAAGGTGCGCGATGAACTTGTAGCGACCGGCAAGGACAAGGATCTCGTTACCATGAAGGGCGAAATGCTCAGCGTGGAAAGCAACGGCGATGCCTTTGCGCCGCTTTACAACGGCGTGTTCTCTGCCCGTATGCCGCTTAAGCTGATGAATGACGAGGCGCAGTACCGCCTCGAAAAATGGGCTGAGCCCGCTGCGTGCTGGCACAACCTGCTCGGCGGCGAATATCCGGGCACCGTGTTGCAGATGGCCTGGAAAAACATCCTCCAGAACCAGCAGCACGACGGGATTGGCGGCTGCCATGTTGACCGCATCCAGTTGGCGATGGAAGAACGCTACCGCGAGGCCAACGATATTTCCGAGGCGGTCACCCGCGATGCGCTGAAGGCGTTGACGGCGGAAATCGACTTTTCAAACCTGGGCGACAGGGAGATTGGGGTCACGGTTTTCAACTCGGCTCTCATGGCCCGGAAGGAAATCGTTGAATTCATTGTTGATGTGCCGCACTCGTGGGGCATGCGCAAGATTCCCGGGCATCACTATAAAGTGCCGATCATGGTGGAGGTGTTTGATGTCGAGGGCAATGCCGTGCGAGCACAGGTTTGCAGCGTTGAGGACGATTCGATGTATGCCTATCTGAAGTATGGTTCGGCTTTCAACTTTGACTCTTCCCGCATCAAGGTCGCGATCGATGCCGAGGTTCCTTCCATGGGCTGGAACTCCTATAAGGTGGTGCCGAAGCAGGCGTCGTCCCGCCCGGTGGATCTGATCAGTACAGAACCCAATGTGCTGGAAAATGAATATCTCAAGGCGATGGTGCATGGCGACGGATCAGTCAACCTGCTGGATAAACAGACCGGCGAAATCTACTGCGGTTTGAATACGTTTGAAGACGAAGGCGAATGCGGCGGCCCGCTGGCCCATGTGAAACCGGAAGAACCGGGGCTGTATACAACCATCGACCAGCCGGCGGATGTTGCGCTGGTTCGGAACGGGCCGCTCTCATCGACTATCCGCATCGAACGCACCTGGATGCTCCCGGAAAGTCTCGGAGCCGAACGTAAGGTGCATGTGCCGCATGGCGCGGAGTGGATCGACTATGGAGCAACCAAACGTTCTGCGGTTAAGAAGGCCGTGGCGGTCACGACCGAAATCACGTTGCGCAAAGGCAGCAGGCGGTTGGAGTTTTCGACCGTCGTTGAAAACACGGTGAAGGATCACCGTCTGCGCGTACTCTTCCCGAGCGGGCGCAGCGATGCCATGGTCTGCCATGTGGACTCGCCCTACGATGTGGTGGAGCGCGGGATTGCAATTCCCGATTCGACCGGCTGGTATGAAGAAGCCGCCAAAACGATGCCGACGGCTTCGTTCGTGGACGTGAGCGACGGGCAGAACGGTTTGGCGGTAATGCATATGGGATTGTCTGAATATGAAGTGACCGACAACAAACAGCGCGCCATTGCGCTGACGTTGCTGCGTTGTTTCGGTACTGCGGGCAACCCAAGCGAAACGCATCAGGATCAACTGCTGGCCCAATGCCTGGGAACCTACACCTTCAAGTATGCCGTTCAACCGCACAGCGGTGATTGGCAGGAAGGTGCTGTGGCGACCGAAGCATTACAGTTCAATGCGCCGTTGCGTGTGGCCGAATGTACGCCCCATGCGGGCACGTTGCCGCAAACCGAATCGCTCTTCAGCGTCGATAACGATCAGTTCCAGCTATCGGCATTGAAAAAGGCGGAATATGAAGAGGGCATGGTGCTGCGCGGCTATAATCCAACCCGCGAAGATATGGATCTTTCCATCTCATTGCCTGAAAACATCACCAGCGCAGAACAGATAACGTTGGAAGAGAAAAGCATTGGAATGCTCGAGATCTCCGACGGAGCGGTATCGCTCAAAGTTGGTAAGGGCGAAATTGTTAATCTGCTGCTTAAGAGTTAA